One stretch of Arthrobacter polaris DNA includes these proteins:
- a CDS encoding LysR family transcriptional regulator → MINPVHLRTLLEVVRRGSFAAAATHLGYTASAISQQMSTLERDSGVTLFQRSARSITPTEAALVMSRHAAKVLIDIDALLAASSRTEEGTSQELRLGIXPSLASYALPRLLGSPEWPGLGINLHVSVGEPQQTIGGLRIGGELDVALVYQVGQAGLAWPHTINRAWIGDDNFRVVLPKAWGIRPGSVVEAAQLSDMPWIMHHPGTSDATVIERLFASCGLXPRVAAYSDDFNASLQLASVGLGAALVPDLALANKPANVVVLDVPEIRLARNIFALRINDKRTARVEVFVDKLASILADLALTNHLDHPA, encoded by the coding sequence GTGATCAACCCCGTGCACTTGCGTACATTACTTGAAGTGGTTCGCCGTGGGTCCTTTGCGGCGGCAGCCACCCATCTGGGGTACACGGCCTCGGCTATCTCACAGCAGATGTCAACGTTGGAGCGGGACAGTGGGGTCACCTTGTTTCAGCGTTCAGCTCGTAGTATTACGCCCACGGAGGCGGCGCTTGTTATGTCCCGCCATGCAGCGAAGGTACTCATTGACATTGATGCTCTTCTCGCTGCCAGCTCGCGCACCGAAGAAGGAACTAGCCAGGAGCTACGTTTGGGCATCTTNCCCTCCTTGGCAAGTTATGCCCTACCNCGCTTGCTGGGTAGCCCCGAGTGGCCTGGGCTTGGCATTAACCTCCATGTTTCCGTAGGTGAACCCCAGCAAACCATTGGCGGTCTAAGGATTGGCGGCGAGCTTGACGTGGCTCTGGTCTACCAGGTGGGACAGGCCGGCTTAGCCTGGCCGCACACGATTAATAGGGCGTGGATTGGTGATGACAACTTCAGGGTTGTCCTCCCCAAAGCGTGGGGCATCCGGCCCGGCTCCGTAGTGGAGGCAGCCCAGCTCTCTGACATGCCGTGGATCATGCATCACCCGGGGACAAGTGATGCCACCGTCATTGAACGCCTCTTTGCCAGTTGCGGTCTGCANCCCCGTGTTGCCGCTTACAGTGATGATTTCAACGCCAGCTTGCAGTTGGCAAGCGTGGGGCTCGGTGCGGCGCTTGTCCCCGATCTAGCCTTGGCGAACAAGCCCGCGAACGTGGTGGTCTTGGATGTGCCGGAAATTCGTCTGGCCCGGAACATCTTTGCCTTGCGCATCAATGACAAACGCACCGCACGGGTTGAAGTGTTCGTCGATAAATTGGCCTCTATCCTGGCAGATCTTGCCCTGACAAACCACCTTGATCACCCCGCGTGA
- a CDS encoding aldehyde dehydrogenase family protein, whose translation MNEQGQDTTENSTIQASTIQATVEKAREVFESGMSKPLHWRLRQLKAMNQMLLEHRDDFSAALAADLGKHPAEAWLTEVGFLTAEIAHTVKHLESWLKPRRAEVPISLQPARASTVLEPLGVVLVIAPWNYPXQLLLAPVIGALAAGNTVVAKPSEMAPASSAALARWVPEYLAGAVSIIEGAVPETTELLQQRFDHIFYTGNGRVGRIVMAAAAKHLTPVTLELGGKSPVYIDDTVDPRAAATRIVWXKFMNAGQTCVAPDYVLGTETALARLGEHLPAAIRALYGDEPSHSLAYGRMINDAAFARVAGLLATDLQPESGSALLTVGXTDAATRYIAPTVLHVGAGSALMEXEIXGPVLPLVRIDSAEAAIAFINERDKPLALYVFSEDHQVRAAFTHQTSSGALTFGVPVAHLTVPGLPFGGVGESGMGNYHGQYSINTFSHHKAILEKSLFPDTLALIYPPXSAVKKQIIKRIVAPARRFRNHSS comes from the coding sequence ATGAATGAACAGGGGCAGGACACAACGGAAAATTCCACGATCCAGGCATCCACGATCCAGGCAACGGTGGAGAAAGCCCGCGAGGTCTTCGAAAGCGGTATGAGCAAGCCTCTACACTGGCGGTTGCGCCAGCTTAAGGCCATGAACCAGATGCTCCTTGAGCACCGGGACGACTTCAGTGCAGCGCTGGCTGCGGATTTAGGTAAGCACCCGGCCGAAGCATGGCTGACGGAGGTGGGCTTCCTGACCGCTGAGATAGCGCATACCGTCAAACATTTAGAAAGCTGGCTCAAACCGCGCAGGGCCGAGGTGCCGATCTCCCTTCAGCCGGCTAGGGCAAGCACGGTTCTTGAGCCCCTGGGCGTGGTTCTTGTCATCGCCCCGTGGAACTACCCTCNNCAACTCCTGTTGGCCCCTGTCATCGGTGCGCTCGCAGCCGGAAATACTGTGGTGGCTAAACCCAGTGAGATGGCACCGGCCAGCTCAGCAGCCCTGGCCCGGTGGGTTCCGGAGTACCTAGCTGGCGCTGTCAGCATTATTGAAGGTGCTGTGCCTGAAACCACTGAACTGCTCCAGCAGCGCTTTGACCACATCTTCTACACAGGTAATGGCCGGGTGGGACGGATTGTCATGGCCGCGGCCGCAAAGCACCTGACGCCGGTGACACTTGAGTTGGGCGGAAAGTCGCCTGTGTATATTGATGACACTGTGGATCCCCGCGCCGCAGCCACGCGGATCGTGTGGNGGAAGTTCATGAATGCCGGGCAGACCTGTGTGGCTCCGGACTATGTGCTGGGCACTGAGACTGCGCTGGCCCGTCTGGGTGAGCACCTGCCAGCGGCCATCCGGGCCCTCTATGGGGATGAGCCCTCGCATTCGCTGGCGTATGGGCGGATGATTAACGACGCCGCATTCGCCCGGGTTGCGGGCCTGTTGGCTACAGACTTGCAACCAGAGAGCGGATCCGCTCTGCTCACAGTCGGGNGTACGGACGCGGCCACCCGGTACATTGCACCGACAGTCCTTCATGTGGGGGCAGGATCAGCCCTCATGGAGNGGGAGATTNTTGGGCCGGTCCTGCCCCTGGTGCGCATTGACTCGGCGGAGGCTGCCATCGCCTTCATCAACGAGCGGGACAAACCGCTTGCGTTGTATGTCTTTAGTGAGGATCACCAGGTACGTGCGGCATTTACCCACCAGACGTCCTCAGGGGCACTGACCTTCGGTGTCCCTGTGGCTCACCTGACAGTGCCAGGGTTGCCGTTTGGTGGTGTGGGTGAGAGCGGTATGGGGAATTATCACGGTCAGTATTCCATCAACACGTTCTCCCACCACAAAGCCATACTTGAAAAGTCACTGTTCCCGGACACGCTCGCGCTGATCTATCCGCCTNTTAGCGCTGTAAAGAAGCAAATCATCAAGCGGATCGTGGCCCCAGCACGCCGTTTCCGGAACCACTCAAGCTAA